One Tautonia rosea genomic window, CGGATGCGATCGTCGAACAGGACCGCTAAGATGGTCGAACTCGTCATGAAGGAATGCAAACCATACGGTCGTTGACTCGCTGTTCTCCGTCTGAGGCTGAAAAGACCATGGACCGGAATCGCTTATTCGACTTCTCCGAGATCGTCGAAGCCCCCGCTGAGTGTCTCGAAGTCCAGACCCGTGCTGAGGGGCCTGAAGGCGCTCTTCCCTTAACAGACGAGATGCTCCGCTCCTGGCCCTCGGGTGATCTGTTCGGACTCTCACAAAACACGGGAATGGGATGGGAGCCTTCGACCTCCGCAAACGACCCGTTCCTCATTCTCAGCACTCAGGGTGGCCTTCGAGACGATCATGGCCGGCCGATTGCCCTCGGCTACCATACCGGACACTGGGAAATCGGCCTGCTCGTGCGAGCCGCTGCAGAGGAGCTACGCAGGATCGGCGCCTTACCGTTTGCCGGAGCCGTGACCGACCCTTGCGACGGTCGGACCCAGGGCACAACCGGCATGATGGATAGCCTCCCCTATCGCAACGATGCCGCCATCGTCATGCGGCGGCTCATCCGATCCCTCCCCCGCCGCAGGGGAGTCATCGGGGTCGCAACCTGTGACAAGGGGGCTCCCGCCATGCTGATGGCATTGGCCGGCTCGAAGCAGCTTCCTTGCGTCTTCGTTCCTGGTGGCGTGACCCTACCGCCTTCCCGAGGAGAAGACGCCGGCAAGATCCAAACGATCGGCGTACGCTATGTTCATGGTGAGCTGACCCTGGCCGAGGCCGCCGACCTCGGCTGCCGAGCCTGTGCCACTCCCGGCGGCGGCTGCCAGTTCCTCGGCACGGCCGCCACCACGCAGGTAGTCGCCGAGGCGCTGGGGATGACCGTCCCGCACGCGGCCCTTGCCCCCTCCGGACAACCGATCTGGGAGGACATGGCCCGCCGATCCGCCCGCGCCGTCGCCTCCATGGCCAACCGGGGCATTCCTCTCTCCAGCATCCTCACCGATACTGCCGTCCGCAACGCGATGGTCGTCCATGCCGCCTTCGGAGGTTCGACGAACCTCTTGCTGCACATCCCGGCCATTGCCTTCTCGGCCGGATTACAACGTCCGACCGTCGACGATTGGCAAGCGGTCAACCGCCGGGTGCCTCGGCTCGTTAACGTCCTGCCGAACGGGCCGGACGACCACCCGACCGTCCGCGTCTTCCTCGCCGGAGGAGTTCCCGAGGTCATGCTCCACCTCCGCGACCTGGGATTGATCGACGACTCCGTCCCGACTGTTTCCGGGGGATCGCTGGGTCAGGTGCTTGACTGGTGGCAGGCTTCCGAACGACGGGTCCGTCTTCGCGACACCTTGCACCGGCTCGACGGGGTCGATCCGGACGATGTCATCATGAATCCCGGTCGTGCCCGAGAACGCGGCCTGACCAGCACAGTGACCTTCCCGATCGGCAACCTCGCGCCGCTCGGGTCGGTGGTCAAGAGCACTGCCATCGACCCCAGCGTGGTCGACGACGATGGCGTCTACCGCAAGGTTGGTCCGGCTCGCGTCTTCACCCGAGAGCGTGACGCCATCGCCGCGATCAAAGGGCAGGGGGGGCAAACTGCCATCGCTCCCGGAGACGTCATTGTCCTCATGGGACGCGGCCCGATGGGAGCCGGCATGGAAGAAACCTACCAAATCACCTCCGCCTTGAAACATCTCCCCTTCGGCAAGCATGTGGCCGTGATCACCGATGCCCGCTTCTCCGGCGTCTCGACCGGAGCCTGCCTTGGCCACGTCGGACCCGAGGCCTTGGCCGGCGGTCCGATCGGGCGGGTCCGCGACGGTGACCTGATCCGGATCGAGGTCGATCGCGTTCGCCTGGTCGGTCGGGTTGATCTGGTCGGCATCGGATCGGACGAATTCGGACCCGAACGCGGCGAGGAGATTCTCCTGGAACGTTCGCCCCACCCCGACCTCTCTCCCGATCCCGATCTCCCCGACGATACCCACCTCTGGGCCGCGCTCCAGTCACTCAGCGGCGGGACCTGGGGAGGTTGCGTCTACGATGCCGAGGCCATTCTCGCCGCCATCGGCACGCGAGGGGTCGGCGATCACCTCAACGCTCCAACCCGATGACCTCGCTCCCGGATCAGTCCGGGACCCTCAGCGGTATTGCAAGCCTGGATGAACGCCCTCGCGTTCGACAGAAACCCGGCCTCGTCCGCATCCGATTCGAAGGCCCGGATCGGCACGATCGGACCTGGCTGGTGAACCGACCGGTCGTTGGATCAAACATCAAGAAATCAAATCGAATCCGGTATCGGTTATGGGAAACGTTGGGAATGCTCGACCATGATCGACGCAATTCGGCGAGACCTTCATCCCGGATCACAAGTTCAGAGGGGGTCAGAACCACCGTCGTCTCGAAGGGCGTCTCCTGCGATCCTCGTCCTCGCTTCCGGACACTGATCCAGACGATGGCACCAACCAGGGCGAGCATCGGAAGCGCCGAGACCAAAAGCACCCGGAGAGAATCCCTGGTAACACCATGTTCCCGAAGAAACGGAACCACGGCCAGACCCATGCCGATCAGGGCCAGCATGAGAACGAAACCGGTCATCATGAGCGGAGAAAGCCCGCCCTTACCGGCCCGTTTCATCACGTCATGGGTGACCTGAAACGTCACCGAGAAAATCCCCCGCTCCGAGCCGACACTCGTTCCCAAGTCGAGGGTCAGTTCCTGGCGAGGAGACGGTGACTCGTAGGGATTTCGGGACCCGAAGGGGCCGATCATCAGAACGACCCCCGAACCATCAGTCGTGGTAAGGTTGCGGATCGTAGGCCGAAGCCGTCTGGCCCCGAGGGGCAGGGGAGGGGGCGGCGGTCGGCGGCTCGAACTTGGGAACCGTCGGATCGGGGGTGAGATCATTGGTGACGGCCGGAGCAGCACTGGAGGTCGAGCTGCTGTACGATCGCATGGGTGTCGGTGAGGTCGAACTTGCCTGGCGGCCGATCGACCTCAGTTCGTTCTCAACACCACTGAATCCTCGGCGGAACTCAGCGATTCCCTTGCCCAGCGACTTCCCCACTTCCGGCAACCGCTTGCCGAACAGCAAGACGCCGAGGATCGCGATTACGACCATCTCCTGCGGGCCAACCCCGGGGAGAAAGGCATAGAGCATCGGAAGCACTCCACACAAAGATGTCAATGCGGGCTCGCCTTTGGGAGGAACACGAGGGACAATCGAGACGCGAATCACGCGATCGTCCCGTCGATCTGTCCCGTCAATCAGACGTCCTTGGTCGCAGCCTCGGGCTTCTTCGCGTCAGCGGTTGCGCCTTCTTCGATCTCTTCTTCAATGCTGTTCATCCCCTTCTTGAACTCGGTCACACTCTTGCCCAGCGATCGCATCACGCCGGGCAGGCGATTGCCGAAAATCAGGAGCGAGACCATGGCGATCGCCGCCATTTCCCAGGGGCCAAACATGTGAAGAACGGCGACGATGAACAGGTCCTGGAACATCGGGGAAGCCTCCGGAGTGGGTCAGGTCGAGAGACAGCGACGAGCGAAGCAAGTCGGGATGTAAGCCGTTGGGAAACCGAGAAGAGATTGACGCAGATCAAGGGATCAAGGCGGAGGCAAAGTTGCCCCGGCATCTGTTTCCATCGTGATCATGGCCCGAGTCGCCATCCACGCGGCAATTCCAAGAAGGAACAGCACGAACAGGATGAGCCGGACCTTCCCGTCGAGCCATCGACGAGATGGTAGATTGTTCGGGGGTTCGGTCGTTGGCGACGCTGCTTCCCGACGCGAGTGCGGTTCGCGTCTCGGCATCGATGACGGCAAGAGCGACAGGGCCGTCTGCCACGATCGAGGAAGCACCAGTCGGACAATCGGATTGCGAAGAACCGAGGTGCGCCCGACGACGAGCAAAATGATGGCGATCGTCAACACAAGCTTCCAGAACACGCCGACACCTCGCCGGAACTGTCCGGAGAGATCGCAGCACCGGAGCGCGATCGCACTCGGCGATCACTCCAGATCGTTCCACGATCGCCGGGACCAGGGCCCGCCGAGGGGATCGCGACGCACGATCGCCAGTCACATGCGTTTGATGTACGGTCGTCCAGAGCACGGGCAGGTATGACGAACCTCGATGCGGAGGGCCCGACAGTTCGGCGCCGACCGAGGCCAGTGCGTCTCGACAGGGACGACGCGAGGCGGGTTCGAGCTAACTCTATCCTAACGGGGCCATTCAGCGTGTCAAACAGATTCTTGCCGAACTTCTCGTCTCGACCGCTCCTTCCAGAGCACCCCGGGACCACCCGTTCGGGATGGCCCCAGGGCTTACAAAATCACCCTTTCCTTGCAAGATGGTCAGATTTTCGGGTCGGGCTGGGGCACCGGCACACGGGTGACGGCCCCCTCGGATGCCGAGGAGACAAGGGCGGCATACTTGGCCATGACACCGGTCTCGTACTTCGGTTTCGGGGCAGTCCAGGACGACAGTCTATCCTTCAGCTCGTCATCAGAGAGGGACACGTCCAGCCGTCGGTTGGCAATATCGAAAGTGATCACGTCGCCGTCTCGAACCGCGGCGATCGGTCCGCCTCGGGCCGCTTCCGGGGCCACGTGACCGGCCATCAGTCCTCGAGTCGCGCCACTGAAACGGCCATCGGTCATCAGGGCAACAGTTTCTCCCAGCCCCGCACCCACAATCGCCGCAGTGACGCCGAGCATCTCCCGCATCCCTGGACCGCCCGCCGGACCTTCGTAGCGGATCACCACCACGTCGTTCGGCTGAATCCGATCCGAGAGCACTGCGGCCATCGCCTCTTCTTCAGAGTCAAACACCCGCGCGGGTCCTTGATGATAAATCCGCTCCGCGCCGGCAACCTTGATCACACATCCCTCGGGAGCAAGGTTCCCCTTCAAAATCACCAGTCCGCCGGTCGGCTTCAGGGGGTGATCCAGGGATCGAACCACTTCTTGCCCCGGCTCTTCGACCGCCACGGCCGACTCCTCGGCGATCGTCCGACCGCTCGGAGTCCGCTGCGAGCCATCGAGCTTCCCGGCTTCGATCAGTCGCTTAGCCACCAGGGGAACGCCCCCAGCGCGGTCGAGGTCGGCGGCAACGAACCGCCCACCTGGCTTCAGGTCGGCCAGCGTCGGAGTTCGGGTGCTGACGGTATCGAAATCCTCGATCGTCAAGGGAACGCCGACTTCCCGGGCGATCGCAAGCAGGTGGAGCACGGCGTTGGTCGATCCCCCCGTTGCAGCCACACCGGCAATCGCGTTTTCGAAGGCTAAACGGGTCAGCAGCTCTTTCGGCTTTAACCCCTTCGACAGTTGTTCCACGACGAGCTTGCCGGCCTTGTACGCAACTTCCTTTTTCCTCGGGTCGGTGGCCGGAGGACTCGCGGTCCCGATCGGAGAAATTCCGAGGAACTCGAAGGCTAGCGCCATTGTATTCGCGGTGAACTGACCGCCGCAGGCGCCGGCACCGGGGCAGGCTACGCCTTCGAGTTCATGCAGCTCCTCGTCGGTCATCCGGCCTCGTGAGTGAGCACCGATCGCCTCGAAGACATCCTGAACGGTTACGTCCTTGCCGTGATAATGCCCCGGGGCGATCGAGCCACCGTAAAGGACCAGGCCCGGCACGTCGAGCCGCAGCAGACCCATGGCGCTACCGGGCATCGTCTTGTCGCAGGCTGCCAGACAGATGACGGCATCGAAGTAGTGCCCTCGGCCCATCAGCTCGATCGAGTCGGCGATTACCTCTCGGCTGACGAGGCTGGTCTTCATCCCCTCGGTGCCCATGGTGATCCCGTCGCTGATGGCAACGGTGTTGAACTCCATCGGCGTGGCCCCGGCTTCGCGGATGCCTCGCTTCACGTCCTCCGCGAGGGTGCGGAGGTGGTAGTTGCAGTTCATCGTCTCGGTCCAGGTATTGGCGATCCCGATGATCGGCTTGCGTAGGTCGTCATCGGTAAAGCCAATCGCCTTGAGGTAGGACCGAGCGGCTGCTCGACTCGGACCATCGAGTAGGATTCGGCTGCGGTGGCGGGTATCGAATGCCATGAGGGGCGATGCCTCGCGTTGCTTGGAGGTGGGGAGAATGCGGTGGGTTGTGCCCGATCGCGGAAAAGCTGATATTGTCTCGAATCCGAGACCTGATTGCCAGCCGCACGAGCCAGACCGACGCCTCGACAGGCAATCCGTTTCCACTCTCTGTCTCAAGGTCAACTGACCATGCCCATGCTCTCTCCCCAGGAGGCCGCCGAGCGCTACCGCATCGACGACCTCGCCCAGATTCCGAGTCCTTCGCTCGTCATCTTCGTAGACCTCGTCCGCGAGAACCTCCGCAAGATGGTCGAGATGGTCGGCGACCCCGCCCGACTTCGTCCTCACGTCAAGACGCACAAGATGCCGGCCATCGTTCGGATGGCCCTGGAGGAGGGCATCACCAAACACAAGTGCGCGACGATTGCCGAAGCCGAGATGCTCGCCCAGGCCGGCGCTCCCGACGTCCTTCTCGCCTACCAGGCGGTCGGGCCGAATGTCGATCGGATAGTGCGACTCTTGACGACCTATCCCAAGACCACCTTCCGCGCTGTCGTCGACGAGCTCGAACCCGCTCGGGCCCTCTCCGACGCCGTCTCCCGGGTCGGCCGATCGATCCCCACCCTCATCGACCTGAACGTTGGCATGAACCGGACCGGGATCATCCCCGGTCCCGAGGCCGACGCCCTCTACGCCGAGATCGCCCGACTTCCCGGTCTGGAACCTGACGGACTGCACGCCTACGACGGCCACTCCTCCGATCCCGACCTCAACCAGCGCCGATCACTCGTGATGCGCATCGTCGAGCAGGTCACGGCCATGCGAGACCGGCTCGAAGCTCAGGGGCTTCCTGTCCCTCGGATCGTTATGGGAGGCACACCGCCGTTCCCGATCTACGCAGGACTGGACTTACCAAACCTCGAATGCTCTCCGGGAACGGTGGTCCTGCACGATGTCGGCTACGGCGCGAAATTCACGGACCTTCCCTTTACTCCGGCGGCCCTGCTCCTCGGCCGCGTGGCGAGCCGACCGAAGCCGGGCTTACTCTGCCTCGACATTGGGACCAAGGCCGTCGCCTCCGACCCGATGGGCGACCGCGTTGCAGTGCTCGGGATTCCCGACGCCAAGCTGGGTCGCCAGAATGAGGAGCACCTCATGGTCGAAACGCCTGCTGCCGCGGACTTTCCCCCTGGCACTCCCGTTCTCGCCATCCCCGTCCATATCTGCCCAACCTGCGCCCTTCATCGCGAGGCCCTTGCCATTCAGGGCGGAACGATCGTCGATCGCTGGCCAGTGATCGCGAGGGACCGAACCCTCACGATCTGAGCCTCAGCTCGTCGGCCGACGTCAGTCCGTTCCCAATTAGGACAGGTCGCGTACCGCCTGATCGAGTGTCCTCGCCAACTCATCGGGCCTCTGGGTCCCGATGAGGAGGGTCGAGCCGTCGTGCAGGGTTATTCGAACACCCTGATCTCCCCTTGCCGTGAAGACGCGGTCGCCATTTCGACTCCGAAGGAATCCCCAGCCGCCACAATCTGCCAGAGGGCGGTATCGAACTGGTTCAACGCCCCGAATCTCGGTCAAGGGCACGACGTGCCGGTAGGTTGGCACCAGGCCAAACCAGATGCGAAGCTCTGTCGGCGACACTTCCGTGGTCATCCGAAGCAGTCCGACGACGAGCATCGGTGGCACACTGAGTCCCACGGCAATGGCCAGAGGAAACCCCCGGTGCATGCGAAGGTCGTCAATCAGGCTATTCGGGTCATAGGACCACAGTACCGCGCCAAGCGCAAGCCCTGCCATGCCGAGAAGGACCGCGTAGATCCAGCCGTGGAACCACTGCTCCTCCCGGTAGATCGCCACCGGGGATCGGTTCACCATCACGATCGACACGGCTTAGCCCTCCGCCTCCGGTGCCTCGGATTCGGGTAGCGTCAACCAGTCTCCCAGCGTTCGTTCCATCGCCTGCAGTGCGATACCCACCACCCGATCGGCGGGCATCTCCCAGAATAAGGGGTTCAGCACTTCAAGTGAAACCGGCCCCTGATAACCGATTCGGCCGAAATGTTCGAGAATCGGTCCCAGGGGAAGATCACCGTCTCCCGGAAAGATGCGATCCGAGTCACTCGCCAGTTCTCGGGGGACGCCACTCAGGTCGCTCAGTTGCACAAGGGCAAGGTTCTCGGCCGTCAAATATCCGAGATCCTCAAACTTGCTCGGTCCTGTGTAGTAATGGAACGCATCGAAGCAAACCCCGACGTTCGGCGCACCGCTTTGGGCAATCAGGGCAAGCGTCGTATCAAGGCTCGCACAGAAGCGGGCGGTCTTTTGGAATTCGAGGGCTAGCCGCACCCCTTTGGTCGCCGCGAGTTCGGCCGCTTCGGTGATCGATGCGGCTGACCGAGCCAGATCGTCCGGACCTGGCACGGAAACGAAGTCAGGTACCACCACCAGGGTCGGCACCCCCAGATCGGCCAGCAGGTCGAGCCGACGCCGAAAATGGTCCCAGTGAGTGGCCCGTTCCGCTCCTTGAGAGAGCATCAACCCACCTTGAAACGAGGCTGCCACAGGACGAAGTCCCTCCCCTTCGAGCATCGATCGTGCCTCGGAAATCGAGTGGGTCCGGAGGAACTCCTCCAGCTTCGTCATCCAGAGCTCGACGGCTTGCCAGCCAACCCGACTGTACGCGGGAAGGTCTGCCTCAAACGGCGTGCCGAGCGTCGTGGCCTGGTTGATGCACGGCTCCATGCGAAATCCTGTCTCGTCGCTGAAGGTGAGGGTAGGGGCGGTGGGTCGTGTCTTCCGATCGGCCAAGAATCCCAATGCGTGCGATGTCGGTCTGGCCGCTCGTCCCAGGAAAATCAGGATCCGATCGCTTGGATGTCGGTTGTACCGTCGAGCAGATCCTCTACCAGTCGAGATATCCCCTCCGAGGCAATGCGCTTCTGCACCAAAGAATCGCGGTCTCGGATCGTCACGGTGCCATCGGTCAGTGTCTGGCCATCCACGGTGATGCAGTACGGTGTTCCCGCCTCGTCCTGGCGGCGATAACGGCGGCCAATCGCACCCTTCTCATCATAGAAGACATTGTGTCGTCGTTTCAGATCGCGGTAGATCGCCTCCGCCTTCTCCGGCATCCCGTCCTTCTTGACGAGTGGGAAAAGTGCCGCCTTGATCGGCGCAAACCTTGGGTGGAATTTCAAGACGGTGCGTGATTCTCCGCCCACCTCGTCCTCGGTATACGCCTCGCAGAGGAACGCCAGCGTCCCTCGATCCGCACCGGCCGACGGCTCGATCACGTGCGGCAGGAAGCGTTGCTTGGATTCTTCGTCGAAGTACGTCAGGTCTTTTCCGCTGAACTGCTGGTGCTGCTTCAGGTCGTAATCACTCCGATGGGCGATCCCTTCCAGCTCGCTGACGCCAAACGGGAACTCGTACTCGATGTCGGCCGTTGCCTTCGAGTAAAAGGCCAGCTCGTCCGGGTCGTGATCCCGGAGCCGGAGCCGATCGCTCCGCAAACCGTGCTTCACATACCAGTTGAAGCGTTCGTTCCTCCAGTAAGCATACCACTGTTCCGACTCCTCGGGACGGCAGAAGAACTCAATCTCCATCTGCTCGAACTCCCGGGACCGGAACGTGAAGTTCCTCGGCGTGATTTCATTCCGGAAGCTCTTGCCGATCTGGGCGATCCCAAACGGCAGCTTCACCCGACTCGTGTCCACCACGTTCTTGAAGTTGGCGAAGATCCCTTGCGCCGTCTCGGGACGCAAATAGGCAATGCTCGACGCATCTTCCAGGGCCCCGACGCTCGTCTTGAACATCAGGTTGAACTGCCGAGGGGCGGTCAGCGTGCCCGGCTCGTCGGCCGCGGGTCCCAGGACACGGTCGCGCTGCTCGGGAGCGAGGTGAAGATAGAGGACCGTTGTCGCTGCGGGCGGCTCTCCCAGATTCGCCGGTTTCGTCTTCAAGAGCTTCGCCGCCTTCGGCCGCACCGCGTCCCAGGCGTCGAGCGGCGACGCGCCCACTCCCGAAACACAGACCTCGACCCAATCCGGGAACATCCGGCCGGTTGCCCCTTCGTAGGCATGTTGGGCCGAGTGCGGGTCGGGCATCTCGCGGGCCAAACCGAAGACGTAAAGCTGGTCGGCCCGATAGCGTTCCTTCGATTGTCGGCAATCAACCATCGGGTCCACGAACCCGCCGACGTGTCCGGACGCCTCCCAGACCTTCGGGTTCATGATGATCGAGCAGTCGAGCCCGACCATGTCATCCCGTCCCGAAACGCAGTCGCGCCACCAGGCGTCCTTGATGTTCCGCTTCAGTTCGACACCCAGCGGGCCGTAATCCCAGAAGCCGTTGATTCCCCCGTAAATCTCGCTCGACGGGAAGATAAACCCGCGACGCTTACAAAGGGAAACGATCTTCTCCATGTCCATCAGGTCGCGTCTCCTGGGGCAGACCTTGGCATGGGCCGCCCCGCTCTCGAAGGGGGTCATTCGGATTCAAGGCTAACGGGATCGACTCGTTGATCGAGAGGACGGGAACGCCCGCCTCATCCGGTCGTTTGTGAATCGAGTCACGATTCTAACCGATGCCGCCCTCTCTGGTCGCCCCCGCCCTCACAATTCGAAGCGGATCGCGCCGCAATTCCGGAACGATGCCGATCGTATCCACCGCACCGGCCTCGACGATGTCCCGTCCCAGCCCGAGTTCCGACACCCGCAGCCCTCCTCGGCCGGTGCGAAGCACCTCGTCGAGATTCTCGTTGCCAAAGGTCACGCTCAGCCAGGCTCGGGCCGAAATCCTGGCGGAGTCGTTTCCCAACGACAATCCCTCGACCCGATCCAGATGACTGGCGATGGCTCCAGCCAGCAGCGTATCTTCAAAACTGACCAAGCCATCCGTCCCCGAACAGACGATGTGGACCGTTCGAGACTCATTGCGCAGCTCCTCCCGGATCGCCCTCAGGTTGGCAAACGCTCCGATCAAGACCCGATCGGCCTCCAGGCTCGCCAGAATCGCCCTCGTCCCGTTGGTCGTGGTCATCACGACCGTCTTCCCCCGGCAGACGTCTGGAGTGAAATCTCCCGGAGAGTTGCCGAAGTCGAACCCCTCGATCGCCACCCCTTGACGCTCTCCCGCCAGCACGGCCGAACCGCTGGGCAAGGCCCGAGCCACGTCTCTCGCCTCCTCGATCTCCAGGCAAGGGATGATCGCGTCACATCCCGACGCCAGAGCCCGGACCATCACCGAGGTCGCTCGCAAGACATCGACCACCACTGCCACCCCCCCCGCCAGCGCCCCTTCGAGAATCAAGGTCGGCACCAGATGCACCTGGACCGTTGCGTTCGCACTCATCGGTTGC contains:
- a CDS encoding YjhG/YagF family D-xylonate dehydratase, whose product is MDRNRLFDFSEIVEAPAECLEVQTRAEGPEGALPLTDEMLRSWPSGDLFGLSQNTGMGWEPSTSANDPFLILSTQGGLRDDHGRPIALGYHTGHWEIGLLVRAAAEELRRIGALPFAGAVTDPCDGRTQGTTGMMDSLPYRNDAAIVMRRLIRSLPRRRGVIGVATCDKGAPAMLMALAGSKQLPCVFVPGGVTLPPSRGEDAGKIQTIGVRYVHGELTLAEAADLGCRACATPGGGCQFLGTAATTQVVAEALGMTVPHAALAPSGQPIWEDMARRSARAVASMANRGIPLSSILTDTAVRNAMVVHAAFGGSTNLLLHIPAIAFSAGLQRPTVDDWQAVNRRVPRLVNVLPNGPDDHPTVRVFLAGGVPEVMLHLRDLGLIDDSVPTVSGGSLGQVLDWWQASERRVRLRDTLHRLDGVDPDDVIMNPGRARERGLTSTVTFPIGNLAPLGSVVKSTAIDPSVVDDDGVYRKVGPARVFTRERDAIAAIKGQGGQTAIAPGDVIVLMGRGPMGAGMEETYQITSALKHLPFGKHVAVITDARFSGVSTGACLGHVGPEALAGGPIGRVRDGDLIRIEVDRVRLVGRVDLVGIGSDEFGPERGEEILLERSPHPDLSPDPDLPDDTHLWAALQSLSGGTWGGCVYDAEAILAAIGTRGVGDHLNAPTR
- a CDS encoding Sec-independent protein translocase subunit TatA/TatB, whose protein sequence is MLYAFLPGVGPQEMVVIAILGVLLFGKRLPEVGKSLGKGIAEFRRGFSGVENELRSIGRQASSTSPTPMRSYSSSTSSAAPAVTNDLTPDPTVPKFEPPTAAPSPAPRGQTASAYDPQPYHD
- a CDS encoding Sec-independent protein translocase subunit TatA/TatB, translating into MFQDLFIVAVLHMFGPWEMAAIAMVSLLIFGNRLPGVMRSLGKSVTEFKKGMNSIEEEIEEGATADAKKPEAATKDV
- the ilvD gene encoding dihydroxy-acid dehydratase → MAFDTRHRSRILLDGPSRAAARSYLKAIGFTDDDLRKPIIGIANTWTETMNCNYHLRTLAEDVKRGIREAGATPMEFNTVAISDGITMGTEGMKTSLVSREVIADSIELMGRGHYFDAVICLAACDKTMPGSAMGLLRLDVPGLVLYGGSIAPGHYHGKDVTVQDVFEAIGAHSRGRMTDEELHELEGVACPGAGACGGQFTANTMALAFEFLGISPIGTASPPATDPRKKEVAYKAGKLVVEQLSKGLKPKELLTRLAFENAIAGVAATGGSTNAVLHLLAIAREVGVPLTIEDFDTVSTRTPTLADLKPGGRFVAADLDRAGGVPLVAKRLIEAGKLDGSQRTPSGRTIAEESAVAVEEPGQEVVRSLDHPLKPTGGLVILKGNLAPEGCVIKVAGAERIYHQGPARVFDSEEEAMAAVLSDRIQPNDVVVIRYEGPAGGPGMREMLGVTAAIVGAGLGETVALMTDGRFSGATRGLMAGHVAPEAARGGPIAAVRDGDVITFDIANRRLDVSLSDDELKDRLSSWTAPKPKYETGVMAKYAALVSSASEGAVTRVPVPQPDPKI
- a CDS encoding D-TA family PLP-dependent enzyme; this encodes MPMLSPQEAAERYRIDDLAQIPSPSLVIFVDLVRENLRKMVEMVGDPARLRPHVKTHKMPAIVRMALEEGITKHKCATIAEAEMLAQAGAPDVLLAYQAVGPNVDRIVRLLTTYPKTTFRAVVDELEPARALSDAVSRVGRSIPTLIDLNVGMNRTGIIPGPEADALYAEIARLPGLEPDGLHAYDGHSSDPDLNQRRSLVMRIVEQVTAMRDRLEAQGLPVPRIVMGGTPPFPIYAGLDLPNLECSPGTVVLHDVGYGAKFTDLPFTPAALLLGRVASRPKPGLLCLDIGTKAVASDPMGDRVAVLGIPDAKLGRQNEEHLMVETPAAADFPPGTPVLAIPVHICPTCALHREALAIQGGTIVDRWPVIARDRTLTI
- a CDS encoding sugar phosphate isomerase/epimerase family protein, producing MEPCINQATTLGTPFEADLPAYSRVGWQAVELWMTKLEEFLRTHSISEARSMLEGEGLRPVAASFQGGLMLSQGAERATHWDHFRRRLDLLADLGVPTLVVVPDFVSVPGPDDLARSAASITEAAELAATKGVRLALEFQKTARFCASLDTTLALIAQSGAPNVGVCFDAFHYYTGPSKFEDLGYLTAENLALVQLSDLSGVPRELASDSDRIFPGDGDLPLGPILEHFGRIGYQGPVSLEVLNPLFWEMPADRVVGIALQAMERTLGDWLTLPESEAPEAEG
- a CDS encoding glycine--tRNA ligase, encoding MDMEKIVSLCKRRGFIFPSSEIYGGINGFWDYGPLGVELKRNIKDAWWRDCVSGRDDMVGLDCSIIMNPKVWEASGHVGGFVDPMVDCRQSKERYRADQLYVFGLAREMPDPHSAQHAYEGATGRMFPDWVEVCVSGVGASPLDAWDAVRPKAAKLLKTKPANLGEPPAATTVLYLHLAPEQRDRVLGPAADEPGTLTAPRQFNLMFKTSVGALEDASSIAYLRPETAQGIFANFKNVVDTSRVKLPFGIAQIGKSFRNEITPRNFTFRSREFEQMEIEFFCRPEESEQWYAYWRNERFNWYVKHGLRSDRLRLRDHDPDELAFYSKATADIEYEFPFGVSELEGIAHRSDYDLKQHQQFSGKDLTYFDEESKQRFLPHVIEPSAGADRGTLAFLCEAYTEDEVGGESRTVLKFHPRFAPIKAALFPLVKKDGMPEKAEAIYRDLKRRHNVFYDEKGAIGRRYRRQDEAGTPYCITVDGQTLTDGTVTIRDRDSLVQKRIASEGISRLVEDLLDGTTDIQAIGS
- a CDS encoding 2-phosphosulfolactate phosphatase, which encodes MSANATVQVHLVPTLILEGALAGGVAVVVDVLRATSVMVRALASGCDAIIPCLEIEEARDVARALPSGSAVLAGERQGVAIEGFDFGNSPGDFTPDVCRGKTVVMTTTNGTRAILASLEADRVLIGAFANLRAIREELRNESRTVHIVCSGTDGLVSFEDTLLAGAIASHLDRVEGLSLGNDSARISARAWLSVTFGNENLDEVLRTGRGGLRVSELGLGRDIVEAGAVDTIGIVPELRRDPLRIVRAGATREGGIG